From the genome of Grus americana isolate bGruAme1 chromosome 4, bGruAme1.mat, whole genome shotgun sequence:
TTCCTGTGCTGACCCTAGAGACTGGCTTTCATGGGAAGAGAGGACAGCAACTTGTTCTCCCGGCTCTTTGGGCTCCCAGCTGAGTCCAGGGCTGAAATGATTTACGGAGACAGGGCCAAGGCCAGGAATCTGAGGCTTTTCAAGAGTTGCTCATTTCCCAAAAGAGTGCGGCTTTAATTTGTTGCTTGCCTGACTTCTGCTTGAGGCTCAGCCTAGAACAAGATTGCCAGTGATTTGGGAAATCAGTGCTACTTCCCCTTGCGGTTTTGGTGGTGTAGATGTCTGTCCACAGAGAATTAGACTGACACTTCCAAGCGTGTTACACACAGCCCCCAAACAACTGAGATATGGAAGTAGCttatagaaacaaaatatatcAAGTCTGGAGTTTGCATTTACAATGGGTGGCCTCTCAGCATGGGAGGGACAGCATCCAGCACACACTGGATTACTGTGATTATAACAGAAGCTGTCAGATCCCACCACCGCGCGGTGATTAAAAATGCTCTAGTTTAGACCCTCATCAGCAATTCTCTCCTGATGTACAGCCCCAGTCTCAGCCTGCGCTTCCTACCAAGGATGAGGTTGGAAGTCTGTTTGCAGAAGTGGATGATGGGGAACGATTAACTCTTGGGGTACAACTACCCAACGCACAGCGGTCACTGAGAAGGGCTAGAGGCATCACAGCGAGCGAGCGCAGGAGGTGGGAACAAGCAGAGCCGCTCTATGCAGAACAAGATTGAGTTCTAAAGCGAGCACCCTCGGGGAGCAGCTTGGGTAAGTGAAGTCCGAAAGATGGTAGCCAAAAGCCTGGGTGTGCGAGTCTCCCTGCAAGCAGAGCGTGCCACTCCCACCGGGCTGGAGGGACCATCCTGGGACAGGTGATAGTCAGCATCTCATGATCAGACTCATCTGCAGGTCAGAGCCCTCCAAGCCCTGTGCATCTCCTCCTTCCTACACACCTGGAACAGTCCCATCAGCATTTactggaaaggcagaaaagccGGGACAGCTGGGTTTGCGCAGTGTGACAGTCTATCAGTGAGCTGTTACAGGGTGCCTACACGCAGAGAGAGGTACGGGGCTGAGTATGGGGCCGGGGCACGGATTTATCCTTGCGGGGGAGATACAAGAACCTTGCAGCTTCTCTGGATCTCTCCTCACTTTCCACATGTTGGGAAGGTGAGAGAGAGATTTTGTACAAAACTTCATTTACCTTTCAGAAGCTCCACCCTGCCAGTGAGAACACATCTATTATCCTTCACAGACAACCACGAGGATTTTCAAGACCTCTCAACAGGAAAGCCAGGCACTGTACACACTTCAAGCACACactacagtaaaaataatggGAAATAACCTGGCAGGGGACCTACAACTTAAGTCGCCTATCCCTTGCAGACACAGGGCACACGTAAAGTTTCAGAGGTGGCTGCGGTAACCCCCGGGGCCCTGAGGGGTCAGGCAGCCCGCACAAAAGCCCAACGGGAGCATGTCGCTGCCCACATTCCCAGTGACCCCTTCGGGGCTGCCCACCCCAGCACGAGAGCTAGCGAGCGTACGTGCTCTTGGTAGAGGAGCATCACCGCAGCTCGCAGCTTGGCCAAACGCCTCTGTCCACCCTCTGTTTTCACTCGGAGGgcttgcttggttttgtttcgttttttttcccctccatgcCATTCTCTCTccggggagggaaaaaaaagtccgAAAGTTTCTAACTGCAAGCAAATTAAAAGcgcttatttatttatcttgATTGTTAGCATAGTTCTAGGGTTGGTACTTCCAGGCATTTTGAACCGACTTCCCCTTCTGTCAGGCGTCCACTCCCGGCTCCTGCCTTTAACCTCCCCGCGCCCTGCGCACCCATCAGCACCCCTCGGGCGTCTGCGAAAGGGAGAGCAGCGGGTGCTGGTGGGGAAGACTTTGCAAAGCGATACCCGgcacccttccctccccatccccgcAGCTCGTTGGCGGAGCCCCGGCTCCCCGCGGGGACGCAggaccggggtggggggggtgggggagcggCGCGGTGCCCCGGCCGGCGGCAGGTACCTGCTTCCGCAGCGCCTCGAAGGCGGCGCTGATGGTGTGGACGCGGGTCCTCTCCCGGGCGTTGGCCAACAGCCGCCGCGTCTGCTGCAGGGCTTTGATCTCCGGCGAGACGCCGGACGCCTCGCCCGGCCGCGGgcgcggggaggcggcgggcggcggcggcggcgggcgggcggcggggggcggcggcggcggcgcggcggggaaggcggcggcggcgccgagCGCGGCGCTGCGCGGCTCCCAGGCGGGCGGCGGgacggcggggggcggcggggggggagcgCGGAGCCCCGTCCGCCTCCCGCTCAGCACTTTCAGCTCCACGCGGAAACTTTTGCAGCCGTGCTTGCGCCGCagccgccgcagccccccgaGTTCGGCGGCGCAGAGGCGCGGCCAGGGCTCGCCCTCCGCCAGCGGCGTGCTCCGCATGGCGCGGGGCGCTACGCGGGTGCGCTCAGCAGCGGCCGCTccgccgctccgctcccgctgctgctactgctgctgctgctgctgctgctgccgccgccgccccgctgccgccgccgcccatCTGCGCCCGCTCGGCCGCGGCGGGCAGCGGAGCGCTGGCGGGCCGGCTTTCTCAGTCCGTGCGTGCGTGCGTCCGTCCGTCCGCGGCTCCCCGCAGCCTGCCTCCCACCGCCGGCAGCCGGCCCGCCGCGCAGATGAGCGGCTTTAAAGAAACAGGAAGgctggcctttttttttttttttttttcttcccaaaacagCTGTGCTGCCAATCTCCTTTgttcatccccccccccccccccccttcccttcccttccctcccaccccactcccACTTTCTTCTTTAATCTCTCTCTTCCATGCGATGGAAGAGAAATCCTGCCCCCCGGAGACTCGCCGCGACCCGCCGTGTgcgcttttttcccccaccccccttctTGCCTCCCTAGGGAAATCTGTGATTTCGTCTGTTTTCCAGCCCCTCTTCatcccccttctcccctcttATCACTCATTTCCCTCATCAAGATCCTCCTCTGCGAGGTGGGGGTGCCCGATTTCACGTTGCCTTCCTAAATGTGCCCGGGAGTACTGAGAGTACTGGGGAAGCCAGGGAAGCTCTGCCACCTCGCAGATATCCCTCCTGTCGCCGCTTCGCCTTTCACGGCTCCCTGAAGCCTTCGGTTGTTGCTCTGCTACCGGCTTCGTACCCGCTTGGAAGAATTATTCCACAGCAAAGGGCTGCCCTGTTTTTCACAGAGCTAACAAGGGAGCCCGGACGCGTGGGTAATTGCTACCAGCCATGGGCTGCCTTCTGCTGGCACCCCGAAACCCCTTTAGTCCCCTTACCCCAGCCACCggaggggagcagccccagagcgGCAGGGGCAGgggtctctgcagagcagggtgggagagcgggagggagggatggagaggtGCAAGGATTTGCCGAAGGTCACAGTCAGAGCTGTGGCACAGCTGGGAATAAACTGCATTTCACAAGATTGTAGGAAACTTCAGAGGAGAAGGGACTTCAGGAGGAcctctgtcatttttaaaagtatctctGTTGTTTAGGCACcatgcttctgttttcaagtCACATAAACCCCCTTAGACATTGTCATGTTGAGAATCAATGGGATGTAAGCTGTGAGATGCTTGAATTCACTACAGAGAAAGGGATGTTGGTTCctaaccctcctcctcctcccatggCATGTCAACCTAGCAGCCATCAGCACCACATAGCACGAGCAGAGGGAGTTTCTGTTGACCTAGTTGAGGTCCGCGAAGTGAGACAAGCTGTGCCTGGTGGCTAGTGTCCTCTGCTTCGTGCTACTGTGGCCAGGCTGCCCCAGCGCAGACACAGCAAGGGTATCTCCAGGTGGAGAAACTAGAGGTACTGGAGATAGTACTAGAGAAGATACGCTGAGTCCTGGTTCAACACCATATCTGTAACTGCCTCCTCCATTAAATCCCCTGCCCCAGGTGTCACTgcagtttgattttcttttgcagaaggaCTTAAGGTGAGCCAAGTGAACTCAGAAGTGCCTGACTTCCCCATGTGGGTAGCATCACCCTCCTACCTTGTGGTGGTGCTGGCAAACTGCTCTGATATCCTGAGCTAGAGCCTGTGAATTATTGCTGTTGATGCCAGGGCATGCCCTGATGAccattttctccatctttcatCTCTGAGTTCCTCTAACTCTCAAAGATGAGAGCCAACAAAGGGATTTGTGGTTGACCTGGTTTCTCCCAAATGTCCCAGTGAGTGGCAGTAGCACCAGTCTCTTCAGCAGGGTCTATCTTTCAGTGGAAGCCTACATTAAACATTTGGTGGCTCATCTCACAAGAGAAGGAGGATTAAACCCAAGATCTTGGCCAAATTTCAGTCTCAGCCATTAAATTCTGCCTACCTAAAATCCCCCTGCTGTTCCAGCTTGACTCCATGGACCAAATCCATTTGGGGGGTAAATAGACGAAACCCATTAAAACGAAAGGAATTTGCAGCCATTTACACCATTTGTTTTTCACGTCTCACCCTTAAGGGGCATGTATTTTCTGGGTGCTGGTTATATAGCTGCTCCCTTGGCGGTAGCTGCATTACAGAGTGCTTCCAAGAAGAAACCTAAACCTGAGCGTCCCTAGTCACATAACTGCCTGTCAGaccttccccttctctcattTTAGTATCCTTGCCGTTATGGGTATCACAAGAGAGCTGGGGAGGCCCCAATCAGGGCTGGGTCACAATGGTCCTTGTCCCTCAGGGTGACGCACCGAGTGGTGCGTATAGCTTGTCCCCATCTGTGCCCGTTCGCAGAGTTTACAGCAGCGACAGCTGCCAACTGCGGAGCGCAGACGCCACGTGCATACAAACCTGCACCCCGTGCATTCTGCTGCGTGGTACCTACACACCAAAATGATGGTGGGAGGTGAAACGTAGGTGGAAGGAATTGCCTGCTTGTGTGGGAGAAGCACGGAGTAACAGGACTGTGGTTATGAGTTGTAGCAAAACTTCTgatctttcctttctgcagaccACTTAATGCCAGCCTTGCCTGCACTCAGAGTTGCATCGTTTCAGCAGTCCTGCAGTGTCCTGTGAGGCAGGTAGACACAGATATGGGTAAGGCAGGTACCCCAGGGTGTAAGCACACACGGGGGGACTTTTCATCAATGGCAGAGCCAAGCTGGTGGACTGGTGCCACTGTCAGATCCCATtgcccttcctcctttccctcaccATACTCCCATTGCCTCCCTTTGCCCGCTCTGGGGTCCTCTGCTCAAAGGGAGCAAAGCTATCCCAGCCCTGTCCTGTTCTATATGCCTGGCATTTTGTAGCGTGGTGGTGTGGCCATGGCTGCACACTGGTGAGATGGGAAAGGGATCTCTCCTCTGCGACCCACCAAGAAAATAGCTTCAGTGTAATCACCGACCAAGAGGCTTGCCATGCAACCTCTGCCTTCAAGggtaaataaataaggaaataaacCCTTTGCCAGTCCCCTGTGAAGGACATAAGGGTCCTTGGTAAAAACTCTGAGCAGACAGTATCTGGAGAGGTGTTGACGTCTGATCCCAGCATCCTCTGGCACGACATTACTGTGTCATGGATTAACTCCATCCAGTACGGGGTCAAGCTGTCCCTGACACTACAGCACCGTGCCCTAAACcgggctctgcctcctgccactGGGTGAAACACCTCGTCAGGCAGCTCTCCGCTCTGCTAAAAATTGATGTGGCTGAAGGAAATGACTGTGAAACCCTAGAATGTGTCTTCAGATAATAtagttttttaaatgatgaataaatagaaagaaaaaggaaatggaaacaaTCTAGTGACTAAGTGGCAAGATTTAGCAGTAGGtgcagtttggggtttttgaaaGACTTGTCTTCAGCGCCCAGGATAGGTGATGGGAGACAGACCTGCTGCAGGTGGTGGGTGCCAGGGAAATATCTCCAAAACAGAGCCCAAAGGACAGGACATCTTCCCCAGGAAAGATCctgaacatttctgaaaggTGATTCAGCTGGTGACAGCTTTGTACTTTCTGAAAACCAGAACACACTTCCAAAGCCTTTGAAAAACCAGAGCGCTGCACTTGTTAAAAAGGAACATCTACTCTCATGTATGCTTTCCAACATCCTCCTTAGGCaagaggaattattttaaaatgctgttgaaGAGCAAAAACAGAAGTCTGATTGCAATTGGCATGCTGAGTATTTCAATGTAAAGTTGAGTCATCAAAGCGAGATTGAGATGCAGCCTTAATCCTTCTCCCTTTAACGTTTAAATGTGCCAGGTACTGTGACATTATCATTAATAGTTTGACAGCATTTGAGCAGCCCTCTTTCTTGAGAGGTTACAGAATTTCAGTATGTGTTTTGAAGTGTGTAAGATATAAGAAAGGAGAATAGgagaacttttctttcttttttttttttcaataaaaattccATCAGGAGCACATTCTTTTATTATGAAgtatttaaacaacaaaaaaaagaaataaagaaaaaaggcttgGCTGGCTAAGAGTTTGTCCAGTCcttaatctggaaaaaaaagaaaaaaaaaaaaaggaaagaaaagaaaagaaaaaaaaatccactgtttTTATAGTTCTAtgaaaaatacatcttaaaAATCAGCAATTTGAGAATAtaggcaggagaggagagaaaaagtgagagaaGGCTGCTGAAACACATGTCTATTATTAGCGAGGAGAAATTTCTCCAGCATTAGGAGAACCCTGTAGCATTGCTAAATACCCATAAAATGTACAGTGGGAGTTGCAAGAAACCGTGAAGTTGGTGGTCTCTCATCAGTGGGGGTTTTTAAAGCTATTTGGAGACTTGGCAAATGTGCATGGGCAGGATTATAGGATAGTCCTCTTGGATAATATGAAACTGAGAAAGGATAGTGGATAGTGAAATGAGGTAAGAAATGAGAATTATTCACACCCAATGTACATTGGAGTCATATCTGTCATTGacttaaaattgtatttctttttaaatgcttggtTTTCACATGACAGTCAATATGTACTCAGAGGGAAAAGTGCTTATGACAGTCTGCAGCTTAATTTTATTCTCTTAGACTAAACGATCACATTaaatctctcctctcctctcctctcctctcctctcctcggCTTAAAGAGGGGCTGTAACAGTGATCCAAGgtctgaaaaatatgttttgtcaGTGTATCTCAGCAAAGAGCAAAGGGTGAGATGTTTGTGGCCCATTCACATCTCCATGAGGAGGACATTGCTGCTGCCCAGTGGCTCTCCAGTCTATCAGAAAGAAGTGCAATGACTTCCAGAGGCAGAGCAAATGAGGGTTGTGATAAGAGCTATGTAGTTATGCTGAACACAACAAAGCTTGCAATATATTACCTAAAAGAGTAACGGAGTCTACGCTGCTTGAAGTGTGTAAATAAAGACTggacatcttttaaaaatatatgctatGGTTTAAGCTGTAGACTTGATGCAGGACTTATtgcatgaatttat
Proteins encoded in this window:
- the ATOH8 gene encoding transcription factor ATOH8, translating into MRSTPLAEGEPWPRLCAAELGGLRRLRRKHGCKSFRVELKVLSGRRTGLRAPPPPPPAVPPPAWEPRSAALGAAAAFPAAPPPPPPAARPPPPPPAASPRPRPGEASGVSPEIKALQQTRRLLANARERTRVHTISAAFEALRKQVPCYSYGQKLSKLAILRIACNYILSLARLADLDYSADHSNMSFSECVEQCTRTLQAEGRSKKRKE